A part of Pantoea vagans genomic DNA contains:
- a CDS encoding efflux RND transporter permease subunit: MNPSRLFILRPVATILLMVGVLIAGIFAYKFLSTSALPQVDYPTIQVTTLYPGASPDVMASSVTSPLERQLGQMAGLSQMSSTSASGSSIITLKFSLDLSLDVAEQEVQAAINAANNLLPDDLPNPPTYKKVNPADSAVVTLAASSDTLPLTEVQDLVNTRVALKLSQISGVGMVTLAGGHQPAIRVQMNPQALAAHHLTLEAVNTLIGNSNVNGSKGGFDGKYHSVTIDANDQLRTAEEYGNLILTYENGAALRLKDIAHIEQGPENSFQSAWANNQPAIVISVQRQPGANVIQVVDNIKAQLPALQAALPDGVKMTILSDRTQTIRASISDVQFELMLSIALVVMVTFLFLRNVAATLIPSVAVPLSLVGTFGVMYLAGFSLNNLSLMALTIATGFVIDDAIVVVENISRRLEQGESPMEAALKGSQQIGFTIISLTFSLIAVLIPLLFMGDVVGRLFREFAITLAVTILVSMLVSLTLTPMLCAYLLRHIPPEQQSTFARKGGALFDRLVRGYDRLLTVVLNHQKLTLLVALATFGLTALLYLMVPKGFFPTQDTGLIQGVTVASQDVSFNAMATRQQALSKLILKNPAVESVSSTIGIDGTNTSLNSGRLQINLKPFGSRDLSASEVISQLNQATASVPGIRLYLQPAQDLTVNDQVSPSQYQFTLDDADSENLVRTSPKLVAALQQRPEFNGVVSNLQDQGRVSYVELNRDKAARFGITASDVDTALYNAFGQRLVSTIFTQSNQYRVVLEVAPAYQQGPASFDDVYLQPSTSSSSSSSTSTTSSASSSTSSSTSSSTSSSTSTSTSGSDSTTASSGMVKLTAIATIHQRTGSLMHMRLNQFPAVMISFNLNPGYSLEDGQQAIAEVRQQLQLPESTTLRYQGETSAFQSATGNTLWLILAALITMYVVLGILYESFIHPVTILSTLPSAAVGALLTLLLAGTEFSLIALIGVILLIGIVKKNAIMMIDFALEAEHQQHLSAREAIHQACLLRFRPILMTTMAALLGALPLMLASGSGAELRQPLGLVIVGGLIVSQVLTLFSTPVIYLWFDGLAQRGNAWVKRRQQQARSGQ, encoded by the coding sequence ATGAATCCGTCTCGCCTGTTTATTCTGCGTCCGGTCGCCACCATTCTGCTGATGGTCGGCGTGCTAATCGCGGGCATCTTTGCCTATAAATTCCTGTCGACCTCGGCGTTGCCGCAGGTCGACTATCCGACCATTCAGGTCACCACGCTTTATCCGGGCGCCAGCCCGGATGTCATGGCGTCGTCGGTCACCTCACCGCTGGAGCGTCAGTTAGGGCAGATGGCGGGGCTGAGCCAGATGAGCTCCACCAGCGCCAGCGGCTCGTCGATCATTACCCTGAAGTTCAGCCTCGATCTGTCGCTGGATGTCGCCGAGCAGGAAGTACAGGCGGCCATTAACGCGGCAAATAACCTGCTGCCTGACGATCTGCCTAATCCGCCGACCTACAAAAAGGTCAATCCGGCGGACAGCGCGGTGGTGACGCTGGCAGCCAGTTCAGACACGCTGCCGCTGACAGAGGTGCAGGATCTGGTGAATACCCGGGTGGCGCTGAAGCTGTCGCAGATTTCCGGCGTCGGCATGGTGACGCTGGCGGGCGGTCATCAGCCCGCAATTCGGGTGCAGATGAACCCGCAGGCGCTGGCGGCGCATCATCTGACGCTGGAGGCGGTGAACACGCTGATCGGCAACAGCAACGTCAATGGCTCCAAAGGCGGCTTTGACGGCAAATATCATTCGGTCACCATCGACGCCAACGATCAGCTGCGCACCGCTGAAGAGTACGGCAACCTGATCCTCACTTACGAGAACGGCGCGGCGCTGCGCCTGAAAGATATCGCCCATATTGAACAGGGTCCGGAGAACAGCTTCCAGTCCGCATGGGCCAATAACCAGCCCGCGATTGTCATCAGCGTGCAGCGTCAGCCCGGCGCAAACGTGATTCAGGTGGTGGACAACATCAAGGCGCAGCTTCCTGCATTGCAGGCGGCGCTGCCGGACGGGGTGAAGATGACCATTCTCTCCGACCGCACCCAGACCATTCGTGCCTCAATCAGCGACGTGCAGTTTGAGTTAATGCTGTCGATTGCGCTGGTGGTAATGGTGACCTTTCTGTTCCTGCGTAATGTGGCCGCCACGCTGATCCCCAGCGTGGCGGTGCCGCTGTCGCTGGTCGGCACCTTTGGCGTGATGTATCTGGCGGGCTTCAGCCTGAATAATCTGTCGCTGATGGCGCTGACCATCGCCACCGGCTTTGTCATCGATGACGCGATCGTGGTGGTCGAGAACATCTCCCGGCGGCTGGAGCAGGGCGAGTCACCGATGGAAGCCGCGCTGAAAGGCTCACAGCAGATTGGCTTCACCATCATTTCGCTGACCTTTTCACTGATTGCGGTGCTGATCCCGCTGCTGTTTATGGGCGATGTGGTCGGGCGGCTGTTCCGGGAGTTCGCGATTACGCTGGCGGTGACGATCCTGGTATCGATGCTGGTGTCGCTGACGCTGACCCCGATGCTGTGCGCGTATCTGCTGCGGCACATTCCGCCAGAGCAGCAGTCAACCTTTGCCCGCAAGGGCGGCGCGCTGTTTGACCGGCTGGTGCGCGGCTATGACCGGCTGCTGACCGTAGTGCTGAATCATCAGAAACTGACGCTGCTGGTGGCGCTGGCGACCTTCGGGCTGACGGCGCTGCTCTATCTGATGGTGCCGAAAGGCTTCTTCCCGACGCAGGATACCGGGCTGATTCAGGGCGTTACCGTCGCCTCACAGGATGTCTCGTTTAACGCGATGGCTACGCGCCAGCAGGCGCTCTCTAAACTTATCCTGAAAAACCCGGCGGTGGAGAGTGTCTCATCGACCATCGGTATCGACGGCACCAACACCAGTCTCAACAGCGGACGGTTGCAGATCAACCTTAAGCCGTTTGGCTCGCGCGATCTCAGTGCCAGCGAGGTCATCAGCCAGCTGAACCAGGCGACCGCCAGCGTGCCGGGTATCCGGCTCTATCTGCAGCCAGCGCAGGATCTCACCGTCAACGATCAGGTGTCGCCGAGTCAGTATCAGTTCACCCTTGACGACGCCGACAGTGAAAATCTGGTCCGCACGTCGCCGAAACTGGTGGCGGCCTTGCAGCAGCGGCCCGAGTTTAATGGGGTGGTGAGTAACCTCCAGGATCAGGGGCGTGTCTCTTACGTGGAGCTGAACCGCGACAAAGCGGCGCGTTTCGGCATTACCGCATCGGACGTGGACACTGCGCTCTATAACGCGTTTGGTCAGCGGCTGGTCTCGACTATTTTTACCCAGTCGAATCAGTATCGGGTGGTGCTGGAAGTGGCGCCTGCTTACCAGCAGGGGCCGGCGTCGTTTGATGATGTTTATCTGCAGCCGTCCACCAGCAGCAGTTCGTCGTCATCCACCAGCACGACGTCATCTGCCTCTTCGTCCACCTCTTCATCCACGTCTTCATCAACGTCTTCATCAACGTCGACGTCGACCTCAGGTTCGGACAGCACTACGGCCAGCAGCGGGATGGTGAAACTCACCGCTATTGCGACGATTCATCAGCGCACCGGTTCGCTGATGCATATGCGACTGAATCAGTTCCCGGCGGTGATGATCTCCTTCAACCTTAATCCAGGCTACTCGCTGGAGGATGGTCAGCAGGCAATTGCGGAGGTGCGCCAGCAGCTGCAGCTGCCGGAGAGCACTACGCTGCGCTATCAGGGGGAAACCTCGGCGTTCCAGAGCGCCACCGGCAACACGCTGTGGCTGATTCTGGCGGCGCTGATCACCATGTATGTGGTGCTCGGTATCCTCTACGAAAGCTTTATCCATCCGGTCACGATTCTCTCTACGCTGCCGTCGGCGGCGGTGGGCGCGCTGCTGACGCTGCTGCTGGCGGGCACGGAGTTCAGCCTGATTGCGCTGATTGGCGTCATCCTGCTGATCGGCATCGTGAAAAAGAACGCCATTATGATGATCGACTTCGCACTGGAGGCGGAACATCAGCAGCACCTCAGCGCGCGTGAGGCGATTCATCAGGCCTGCCTGCTGCGCTTCCGCCCGATCCTGATGACGACGATGGCGGCGCTGCTCGGCGCGCTGCCGCTGATGCTCGCCTCCGGCTCGGGTGCCGAACTGCGTCAGCCGCTGGGGCTGGTGATTGTCGGCGGGCTGATTGTCAGTCAGGTGCTGACGCTCTTCTCCACGCCGGTCATCTACCTCTGGTTTGACGGGCTGGCGCAGCGCGGCAACGCCTGGGTGAAACGCCGTCAGCAGCAGGCGCGGAGCGGGCAATGA
- a CDS encoding efflux RND transporter periplasmic adaptor subunit encodes MTHLSRPARSFGLKWLLLLLVVAIVAGVIWRLLSSGHGPGEGMPPGRPGAPGMMGGGATLVHSGVASTADVPVWLNALGTVIPNASVTVTSRVDGQLEQVFFTEGQKVSAGQLLAQIDPRSYQATLNQYQAELSENQALLKSAELTLARYRKLAAQDALARQDLDSQIATVGQYRGAVAADQAQIASAKLSIEYARITAPISGRVGLRQVDPGNMVQSSSSTGLVTITQMQPAAVTFSVPQSDIPALVSVLHQGQSLPATLFDQDNQHPLASGEVKFISNQIDTATGTVALKAMFANRDEALFANQFVNIRLQTRVLKGATVIPAQALQLSSDGSFVFVINKDHTVTRKAVTTGPAFGDDQQAILSGVSPGDRLVTEGIDRLTSGSKVTLADETPAAGAVSK; translated from the coding sequence ATGACTCACCTTTCTCGCCCCGCGCGTTCCTTTGGGCTTAAATGGCTGCTCCTGTTGCTGGTTGTTGCGATTGTCGCGGGCGTTATCTGGCGTCTGCTCTCTTCGGGGCACGGGCCGGGTGAGGGAATGCCGCCGGGCAGACCGGGTGCGCCTGGCATGATGGGCGGCGGTGCAACGCTGGTTCACAGCGGCGTCGCCAGCACGGCGGATGTGCCGGTGTGGCTGAACGCGCTCGGCACGGTGATCCCCAACGCCAGCGTGACGGTGACCAGCCGCGTTGACGGTCAGCTGGAGCAGGTTTTCTTCACTGAGGGGCAGAAGGTCAGCGCCGGGCAGCTACTGGCGCAGATCGATCCGCGCAGCTATCAGGCGACGCTGAACCAGTATCAGGCTGAACTCAGCGAAAACCAGGCGCTGCTGAAAAGTGCCGAGCTGACGCTGGCGCGTTACCGCAAACTGGCGGCGCAGGATGCGCTGGCGCGTCAGGATCTGGACAGTCAGATTGCCACCGTCGGGCAGTATCGCGGCGCTGTCGCCGCCGATCAGGCGCAGATTGCCAGTGCGAAGCTGAGCATTGAGTATGCCCGGATCACCGCCCCGATCAGCGGGCGCGTCGGTCTGCGTCAGGTCGATCCCGGCAACATGGTACAGAGCTCCAGCAGTACCGGCCTGGTCACCATCACTCAGATGCAGCCCGCCGCCGTCACCTTTAGCGTGCCACAAAGCGACATCCCGGCGCTGGTCAGCGTGCTGCATCAGGGGCAAAGCTTGCCCGCGACGCTGTTCGATCAGGATAATCAGCATCCGCTCGCCAGCGGCGAAGTGAAGTTCATCAGCAACCAGATCGACACCGCCACCGGCACCGTGGCGCTGAAGGCGATGTTTGCCAACCGGGATGAAGCGCTGTTTGCTAACCAGTTTGTGAATATCAGGCTGCAGACCCGGGTGCTGAAAGGCGCGACGGTGATCCCGGCGCAGGCGCTGCAGCTCAGCAGCGATGGCAGCTTCGTCTTTGTGATCAACAAAGATCATACCGTCACGCGCAAAGCGGTCACCACCGGACCGGCGTTCGGCGACGATCAGCAGGCGATCCTCAGCGGCGTTTCGCCGGGCGATCGGCTGGTGACGGAAGGGATCGATCGTCTGACCAGCGGCAGCAAAGTCACGCTGGCGGATGAGACGCCCGCTGCCGGTGCTGTATCGAAATGA
- a CDS encoding penicillin-binding transpeptidase domain-containing protein: protein MPRIKKLLGKDQIKAPFNPFRFRLICLGVTTCLVVLLARVADLQFLNQPMLEHEADQRSLRTVTLPTSRGTLLDRNGEALALSVPSRDVIADPLRVLESNPDFTSAKWAYLAAALNTRPEELAAQITANPKRRFLYLGRKVELGIAKDIKELKLKGISEVYDDSRFYPMSEASAPLIGIVGADNVGLNGLEKGFDKVLQGEPGKEVYRQDAAGNIIAMINYQPPTQPPTVQLSIDKYDQYTLYSKLRDGVLINKADSGAAVLVKIDTGEILAMASYPSFNPNNYEGATPAQMRNSAINDSYEPGSTVKPLVVMEALERHLVRPDSVIDTTPYSVNGHLIRDVGHWPRLTMTGILQKSSDIGVSHLALAMPAEALVNTYHAFGLGKPTGLGLTGESVGYFPLHRARWADIERATFSFGYGLRVTPLQIAREYATLGSYGVYRPLSITRVTPPVMGRQVANPETVKEVVHMLESDVLPGGTGLKAAVPGYRLATKTGTAEKMGTSGKYDGGYVNYTAGIAPASHPEVALVVMINHPTAGDHFGGSVAAPVFGNIMGPVLKHMNVAPDAIYTRPAASPSDKS from the coding sequence ATGCCCCGGATTAAAAAACTACTGGGAAAAGACCAGATAAAAGCGCCCTTTAACCCTTTTCGTTTTCGGCTAATCTGCCTCGGTGTCACGACCTGCCTGGTGGTGCTGCTGGCGCGCGTCGCGGACCTGCAGTTCCTGAATCAGCCGATGCTGGAGCACGAAGCGGATCAGCGATCGCTGCGAACCGTCACGCTACCGACCAGTCGCGGCACCCTGCTGGATCGTAACGGCGAAGCGCTGGCGCTCAGCGTGCCATCGCGCGACGTGATTGCGGATCCACTGCGCGTGCTGGAGAGCAACCCCGATTTTACCAGTGCCAAATGGGCCTATCTTGCGGCCGCGCTGAACACCCGTCCCGAAGAGCTGGCGGCGCAGATCACCGCCAACCCGAAACGTCGCTTCCTCTATCTGGGACGTAAAGTCGAACTGGGCATCGCCAAAGACATTAAAGAGCTGAAGCTGAAAGGCATCAGTGAAGTTTATGACGACAGCCGTTTCTATCCGATGAGTGAAGCCTCTGCGCCACTGATCGGCATCGTCGGCGCGGATAACGTCGGCCTGAACGGGCTGGAAAAAGGCTTTGATAAGGTCTTGCAGGGCGAGCCGGGCAAAGAGGTCTATCGTCAGGATGCGGCAGGCAATATCATCGCGATGATCAACTACCAGCCGCCGACGCAGCCGCCAACGGTCCAGCTCAGCATCGACAAATATGACCAGTACACGCTTTACAGCAAACTGCGCGACGGCGTGCTGATCAACAAGGCGGACTCGGGTGCCGCCGTGCTGGTGAAAATCGACACCGGCGAGATTCTGGCGATGGCCTCTTATCCGTCGTTCAACCCCAACAACTATGAAGGGGCCACCCCGGCGCAGATGCGTAACTCGGCCATCAATGACAGCTACGAACCGGGATCGACCGTCAAGCCGTTAGTGGTGATGGAAGCGCTGGAGCGCCATCTGGTTCGCCCGGACTCGGTGATCGACACCACGCCTTACAGCGTGAACGGCCACCTGATCCGCGACGTGGGTCACTGGCCGCGCCTGACCATGACCGGCATTCTGCAAAAATCGAGCGACATCGGGGTCTCTCATCTCGCGCTGGCGATGCCCGCGGAAGCGCTGGTGAATACCTATCATGCGTTTGGCCTGGGCAAACCGACCGGATTAGGGCTGACCGGCGAAAGCGTCGGTTACTTCCCGCTGCACCGTGCCCGCTGGGCTGACATTGAGCGTGCCACTTTCTCCTTTGGTTATGGCCTGCGCGTCACGCCGCTGCAGATTGCCCGCGAATACGCCACGCTCGGCTCTTATGGCGTTTACCGTCCGCTGTCGATCACCCGCGTCACGCCACCGGTCATGGGCCGCCAGGTTGCCAATCCGGAAACGGTGAAAGAGGTGGTGCATATGCTGGAGAGCGACGTGCTACCGGGCGGAACCGGACTGAAAGCGGCGGTGCCGGGCTACCGTCTGGCAACCAAAACCGGTACGGCGGAAAAGATGGGCACCAGCGGCAAGTATGATGGCGGCTACGTCAACTACACCGCCGGTATCGCGCCCGCCAGCCATCCTGAAGTGGCGCTGGTGGTGATGATCAACCATCCGACGGCGGGCGATCACTTCGGTGGTTCGGTTGCTGCGCCGGTATTCGGCAACATCATGGGGCCGGTACTGAAACACATGAACGTTGCGCCGGATGCCATCTACACCAGGCCTGCGGCCAGCCCTTCGGACAAATCTTAG
- a CDS encoding molybdopterin-dependent oxidoreductase, whose amino-acid sequence MKTKVPHLAHWGAFTAVTENDRLTGCEPFFADADPSPMIHTIPELVYSDKRIRQPMVRRSWLKSREKSDRTLRGREDFVAVDWETALDLVAEENRRVRERYGASGIFNGSYGWSSAGRVNHARTLVRRFYFQGGGGVDQQGNYSWGAAQFFLPYVIGTYMPLTGRVTEWPQVVEHAEIFVAFGGLALKNAQVASGGAGQHSLKPALMQLAAKGTPVINISPMRDDCPEFVNAEWIPIRPNTDVALMLALGHEIIQRGAVDEAFLASHCTGWPQLRAYLLGETDGVAKTAGWASRITGIPADRIVQLAQQLTGKRSFITCSYSVQRAHRGEQPYWMMIALSSMLGQPGLPGAGFSFGHGSMNSVGNPRQEGPAPMMSTGPNPSGLSIPVARISDMLLNPGQPYRFQGETLHYPDIHMVHWAGGNPFHHHQQLNRLVEGWQRPDTVVVQDIVWTPAAQMADIVLPATTTLERNDIGGSSRDRFVLAMHQAIKPQHQARNDFDIFADLAERLGYRDTFTEGRNEMQWIAHLYQQCATAHQRKGIDFPEFDEFWQRGFVEIPEGGKPYQFMEDFRADPQANPIKTASGKIELFSQTIADYQLDDFAGHPEWREPQEWLGSPVSRDYPLHMISIQPSDRLHSQLDATDTVQGNKTAGHETLCMHPVDAAARGLVEGDEIEVSNARGVMLAGVRITEGITQGVVIIATGAWFDPGFGRAWQPFDRAGNPNVLTLDISTSSLTQGPNAMSCLVEIKKHQDCTIA is encoded by the coding sequence ATGAAAACCAAAGTGCCACATCTGGCGCACTGGGGCGCGTTTACCGCCGTCACTGAAAACGATCGTCTGACTGGCTGCGAACCTTTCTTCGCCGATGCCGATCCGTCGCCGATGATCCACACCATTCCCGAGCTGGTCTACTCCGACAAACGCATTCGCCAGCCGATGGTGCGCCGCTCGTGGCTGAAGTCACGCGAGAAGAGCGACCGCACGCTGCGAGGCCGGGAAGATTTTGTCGCCGTGGACTGGGAAACCGCGCTGGATCTGGTGGCGGAAGAGAATCGCCGCGTCCGCGAGCGCTACGGTGCGTCGGGTATTTTTAACGGCTCCTACGGCTGGTCATCGGCCGGTCGCGTCAACCATGCCCGCACGCTGGTGCGTCGCTTCTACTTTCAGGGTGGCGGCGGCGTCGATCAGCAGGGTAACTACAGCTGGGGCGCGGCGCAGTTCTTCCTGCCCTATGTAATCGGCACCTATATGCCGCTAACCGGACGTGTTACCGAGTGGCCGCAGGTAGTGGAGCATGCCGAAATATTTGTCGCCTTTGGCGGGCTGGCGCTGAAAAACGCCCAGGTCGCCTCGGGAGGCGCAGGGCAGCATAGCCTGAAACCGGCGCTGATGCAGCTGGCGGCTAAAGGCACGCCGGTCATCAACATCAGCCCGATGCGCGATGACTGCCCGGAATTTGTGAACGCCGAATGGATCCCGATTCGCCCCAACACCGACGTGGCGCTGATGCTGGCGCTGGGTCATGAGATCATCCAGCGCGGCGCGGTTGACGAGGCGTTTCTCGCCAGCCACTGCACCGGCTGGCCGCAGCTGCGCGCCTATCTGCTGGGCGAAACCGACGGCGTGGCGAAAACCGCCGGCTGGGCCAGCCGTATCACTGGCATTCCGGCTGACCGCATCGTGCAGCTGGCGCAGCAACTGACCGGCAAGCGCAGCTTTATTACCTGCTCCTATTCCGTGCAGCGCGCCCATCGCGGCGAGCAGCCTTACTGGATGATGATTGCGCTCTCCTCAATGCTCGGTCAGCCTGGCCTGCCGGGCGCAGGGTTCTCCTTTGGTCACGGGTCGATGAACAGCGTCGGCAACCCGCGTCAGGAAGGGCCAGCGCCGATGATGAGCACTGGCCCGAATCCTTCGGGACTGTCGATTCCGGTGGCGCGCATCAGCGATATGCTGCTCAACCCCGGCCAGCCTTACCGCTTTCAGGGTGAAACGCTGCACTATCCCGACATCCACATGGTGCACTGGGCGGGCGGCAATCCGTTCCACCATCATCAGCAGCTGAACCGGCTGGTGGAGGGCTGGCAACGGCCCGATACGGTGGTGGTGCAGGATATCGTCTGGACGCCAGCGGCGCAGATGGCGGACATCGTGCTGCCCGCGACGACCACACTGGAGCGCAACGACATCGGCGGCTCGTCACGTGACCGCTTTGTGCTGGCCATGCATCAGGCGATTAAGCCGCAGCATCAGGCGCGCAACGACTTCGATATTTTTGCCGACTTAGCAGAGCGTCTCGGCTATCGCGACACCTTTACCGAAGGGCGCAACGAGATGCAGTGGATCGCGCATCTTTATCAGCAGTGCGCCACCGCGCATCAGCGTAAGGGCATCGATTTCCCGGAGTTTGATGAATTCTGGCAGCGCGGCTTTGTGGAAATTCCGGAAGGCGGCAAGCCCTACCAGTTTATGGAGGATTTCCGCGCCGATCCGCAGGCGAATCCGATCAAAACCGCCAGCGGCAAAATCGAGCTGTTCAGCCAGACCATTGCGGACTACCAGCTGGACGATTTCGCCGGTCATCCGGAGTGGCGTGAACCGCAGGAGTGGCTCGGTTCGCCCGTCAGCCGTGACTATCCGCTGCACATGATCTCCATTCAGCCGTCCGACCGGTTACACAGCCAGCTGGATGCCACCGACACGGTGCAGGGCAACAAAACGGCCGGCCACGAAACCCTCTGCATGCATCCAGTGGATGCGGCCGCGCGCGGACTGGTGGAAGGCGATGAGATTGAGGTGAGCAACGCCCGTGGTGTGATGCTGGCGGGTGTGCGCATCACTGAGGGTATAACGCAGGGCGTGGTGATTATCGCCACCGGTGCCTGGTTTGATCCGGGCTTCGGCAGGGCGTGGCAGCCTTTCGATCGCGCGGGTAACCCCAACGTGCTGACGCTCGACATCAGCACCTCGTCGCTGACGCAGGGGCCAAACGCCATGAGTTGCCTGGTGGAAATCAAAAAACATCAGGATTGCACAATAGCGTAA